A single window of Nicotiana tomentosiformis chromosome 1, ASM39032v3, whole genome shotgun sequence DNA harbors:
- the LOC138906933 gene encoding uncharacterized protein yields MGQPQATMPDQVQEQGVQDAPSPVPTVVPIVALPADTMAKLLNVLEALVPTQGGSSDNSADPQSFLDGTLKALRALGCSSERVVELATYKLEDMANIWYETILLGRPAGATPLTWDKFSKLFMDHFLPDSLRQKYVRDFERLVHTPDMDVSTYNTKFCNLARHAPYIVPTHEARVQRFVDGLVSHLYTAVAPQMKTLSYTNVVDLARKIENKGRDERATSELRKKAKTRGSFNGSFSENHRAGNQGQQQQGSQTWTHLSSQSAYRPHYRQGARVPSSLSSGHRNSGKIYATALVCQTCGRSHLGQCHVLTGECFRCGQLGHHLRDCPHPPRNFNQASIQGRGAGDRATVNQGQGNAGRGQARVFAFTRQDAQASNASVCSFDALALIDPGFTHSYVSSYFALRFSRQPELLNDHFLVATPVGESLLAEYVYHACQIRVDGRDTLADLIVLDMIDFDMMMGMDWLFSCYAIVDCHAKMVKFGIPNEPNFVLKGGQVLETCNVVSFMKAQRLSKKGWLGLLAIVNDTRKETISIENIPVVREFSDIFPGDLPGLPPVREIDFGIDLPPDIQPISIPPYRMAPTELKELKQQLQNLLDKGFIIPSISPWGAPVLFVKNKDGSLRICIDYRQLNKIIIRNKYPFPHIDDMFDQLQGFAHFSKIDLRSGYHMLRIKYEDIPKTPFRTRYGHYEFLAMPFVLTNAPAAFMDLMNKVFHPFLDIFVIVFIDDILIYSHSQGEHGNHLRTVLQTLREHRLYAKFSKYKFWLDSVAFLGHIVSKDGIMVDPKKPEAGQKWPGPTSPTEIHSFLGLAGYYRRFV; encoded by the exons GTTCTGATAATTCAGCAGATCCTCAAAGTTTCTTGGATGGGACACTCAAGGCATTGCGTGCTCTAGGATGTTCTAGTGAGAGGGTCGTAGAGCTTGCAACATACAAACTAGAGGATATGGCTAACATATGGTATGAAACTATATTGCTAGGAAGGCCAGCAGGAGCAACCCCACTAACATGGGACAAGTTCAGTAAGTTGTTTATGGATCATTTTCTTCCAGATAGCCTGAGGCAAAAATATGTTAGAGACTTTGAGAGATTGGTTCATACTCCAGATATGGATGTGTCAACCTACAACACGAAGTTTTGTAATCTAGCGAGACATGCTCCTTACATAGTGCCTACCCATGAAGCTCGAGTTCAAAGGTTTGTTGATGGGTTGGTTAGTCATCTATACACTGCAGTAGCCCCACAGATGAAGACTTTGTCCTACACTAATGTAGTCGATCTCGCTAGAAAGATTGAAAATAAGGGACGTGATGAGCGTGCAACTAGTGAATTACGTAAGAAGGCCAAGACAAGAGGATCTTTCAATGGCAGTTTTAGTGAAAATCATAGAGCAGGAAATCAGGGACAACAACAACAGGGTTCTCAGACATGGACACATTTGTCTTCACAGTCCGCATACAGACCACATTACAGACAGGGTGCTAGGGtaccatcatcattatcatctgGACATCGTAATTCTGGGAAAATATATGCCACTGCTCTAGTCTGCCAGACCTGTGGTAGATCACATTTGGGCCAGTGTCATGTTCTGACTGGAGAGTGCTTTCGATGTGGCCAGTTGGGACATCACTTGAGGGATTGCCCTCACCCTCCGAGGAATTTCAACCAGGCTTCTATTCA AGGTCGAGGTGCTGGAGATCGTGCTACTGTGAATCAAGGACAAGGGAATGCTGGTAGAGGTCAGGCGAGAGTTTTTGCATTTACTAGACAGGATGCTCAGGCCTCGAATGCTTCTGTTTGTTCATTTGATGCACTTGCATTGATTGATCCGGGATTTACTCACTCCTATGTGTCCTCGTACTTTGCTTTGAGGTTTAGTAGACAGCCCGAGCTATTGAATGATCATTTTCTAGTTGCTACTCCTGTTGGAGAGTCTCTATTAGCTGAATACGTGTATCATGCTTGTCAGATTCGGGTTGACGGTAGGGATACTCTAGCTGACCTTATTGTACTTGATATGATTGACTTTGACATGAtgatgggaatggattggttatTTTCTTGCTATGCTATCGTTGATTGTCATGCAAAGATGGTTAAGTTTGGGATACCAAACGAACCCAATTTTGTTCTAAAAGGGGGTCAGGTTCTAGAGACTTGCAATGTTgtatcttttatgaaggctcaacgacTTTCGAAAAAAGGTTGGTTAGGTCTCTTAGCTATTGTAAATGACACAAGAAAGGAAACAATTAGTATAGAAAATATACCAGTAGTGAGAGAATTTTCTGATATATTTCCTGGGGATTTACCAGGATTGCCTCCAGTACGAGAaatagattttggtattgatttgccaCCTGACATACAGCCCATATCAATACCCCCATATCGGatggcaccaacagagttgaaggagcTAAAACAACAACTTCAGAATTTGTTAGATAAGGGTTTTATCATACCGAGTATATCtccatggggtgcaccagtactctTCGTAAAGAATAAAGATGGATCCCTGAGAatatgcattgactacaggcagttgaacaagataATAATACGCAATAAATATCCTTTTCCTCATATAGACGacatgtttgatcagttacaaggatTTGCCCACTTTTCAAAGATTGACCTCCGTTCTGGTTATCATATGCTTAGAATCAAATATGAAGATATTCCTAAGACTCCTTTCAGAACTCGATacgggcactatgagtttcttgcgATGCCTTTCGTACTGACTAATGCTCCAGCTGCattcatggatttaatgaatAAGGTGTTCCATCCATTCCTGGATATATTtgtaatagtatttattgatgatatcctgatatATTCTCATAGCCAAGGAGAACACGGGAATCATCTCAGGACTGTATTGCAGACATTGCGAGAACAtcggctttatgctaagttctcaaaatataaattttggctagactcagtagcATTtctggggcatattgtatccaaAGATGGGATtatggtagatcctaagaagcCAGAAGCTGGGCAGAAATGGCCCGGACCTACTTCTCCTACAGAGATTCATAGCTTTTTAGGCTTGGCAGGCTATTACAGGCGTTTTGTGTAG